A stretch of Aedes aegypti strain LVP_AGWG chromosome 2, AaegL5.0 Primary Assembly, whole genome shotgun sequence DNA encodes these proteins:
- the LOC5567958 gene encoding 37 kDa salivary gland allergen Aed a 2, translating into MKLPLLLAIVTTFSVVASTGPFDPEEMLFTFTRCMEDNLEDGPNRLPMLAKWKEWINEPVDSPATQCFGKCVLVRTGLYDPVAQKFDASVIQEQFKAYPSLGEKSKVEAYANAVQQLPSTNNDCAAVFKAYDPVHKAHKDTSKNLFHGNKELTKGLYEKLGKDIRQKKQSYFEFCENKYYPAGSDKRQQLCKIRQYTVLDDALFKEHTDCVMKGIRYITKNNELDAEEVKRDFMQVNKDTKALEKVLNDCKSKEPSNAGEKSWHYYKCLVESSVKDDFKEAFDYREVRSQIYAFNLPKKQVYSKPAVQSQVMEIDGKQCPQ; encoded by the exons ATGAAGCTGCCTCTATTACTCGCAATAGTTACAACCTTTTCCGTG GTTGCCTCAACGGGACCATTTGATCCGGAGGAGATGCTGTTCACCTTTACGCGCTGCATGGAAGACAATTTGGAAGATGGACCGAATCGACTTCCAATGTTAGCGAAATGGAAAGAATGGATTAACGAACCGGTAGACAGCCCCGCAACTCAGTGTTTCGGCAAATGCGTCCTGGTAAGAACAGGTCTGTACGATCCGGTAGCCCAAAAGTTCGAT GCCTCGGTGATCCAGGAGCAATTTAAGGCTTATCCGTCCTTGGGGGAAAAGAGCAAAGTTGAAGCATATGCTAACGCAGTTCAACAGTTGCCTTCCACAAATAACGACTGTGCCGCTGTTTTCAAAGCGTACGATCCTGTTCATAAGGCGCATAAGGACACCAGCAAGAACTTGTTCCATGGAAACAAGGAGTTGACCAAGGGCCTCTATGAGAAGTTG GGAAAAGACATTCGCCAGAAGAAGCAATCCTACTTCGAGTTTTGTGAGAACAAGTACTACCCAGCTGGATCAGATAAGCGCCAGCAACTTTGTAAGATAAGGCAATACACTGTCTTAGATGATGCGCTGTTCAAGGAGCACACTGATTGCGTGATGAAGGGTATTCGCTACATAACGAAGAATAATGAACTGGAT GCTGAAGAGGTGAAGCGAGATTTTATGCAAGTGAATAAAGACACGAAGGCACTTGAAAAGGTTTTGAATGACTGCAAGTCTAAAGAACCAAGCAACGCAGGAGAGAAATCATGGCACTATTACAAATGTTTGGTCGAGTCTTCGGTTAAGGATGATTTCAAGGAGGCTTTTGACTATCGTGAGGTACGGTCACAGATTTATGCCTTCAATTTGCCTAAGAAGCAAGTTTACAGCAAACCGGCCGTACAGTCCCAAGTTATGGAAATCGATGGTAAGCAGTGCCCACAATAG